In Candidatus Goldiibacteriota bacterium HGW-Goldbacteria-1, the sequence AAACCGATACCGAACACGCCCATGATAGGAGCCCTGCTTGGCGCAACAAACCTTATGCCGCTGCAGGCTTTCCTTGACGATACAAAAAAGAAACTTGAAAAGAAGTTTAAATCCAAACCGGAAGTTATTGAAGGAAATCTTAAAGCCATATCTCTGGCATATGAGGAGGTAAAGAAATAATGTCAACCAAACCTAACATTAAAGGCTGGAAAGACTTAAACGTAGGCGGCGTCGTTGAAAGCGGCACGTCGGAATTTTTTCATACAGGCGACTGGAGAAGCAAAGTACCCGTATGGCAGGAAAAGAACTGCATACAGTGCATGAACTGCTGGGCTTTCTGTCCGGACCACGCTGTAAAAGTAAAGGACGGCAAACGCGCTGAATATGATTACGCATACTGCAAAGGGTGCGGAATATGCGCTGAAGAATGCCCGAAAACAACAATCGCGATAAACGCAATTAAGAAAGAAGACCCAAGCTCTAAAGTGGACAGTTTTGACGGCGCAAAAGACCCAAGGTTTGTGGAAAAAGCCGCCATATTAATGGTATCACTGAAAGACGCCAAAGATAAATTCGGCGTTAAATAACCAAAACAAATTGGAAAAACAGGAGGATAAAAAATAATGGAAAAGACTATTGTAGCAAGGACAGGGAATGAAGCCATGGCAGAAGCCATGCGTCAGATTAACCCTGATGTCTGCGCGGCGTACCCGATAACACCGGCTACGGAAATAATGCAGATATTTTCTGCGTTTGTAAACGACGGGCTTGTTAACACAAACCTTATAACAGTGGAATCAGAGCACAGCGCCATGAGCGCCTGCGTGGGTTCCGCGGCAGCCGGCGCAAGGACAATGACAGCCACTTCATCGCAGGGGCTTATTTACATGCATGAAATTCTGTTCATTGCGGCGTCTTTAAGACTTCCGATAGTAATGGCGGATGTTAACCGCGCCATTTCCGGGCCTATCAACATTCACTGCGACCACAGCGACACAATGGCGGAACGCGACAGCGGATGGATTCAGATTTTCTCCGAAAATACTCAGGAAGCATACGACAACATGATACAGGCAATAAGAATCGCGGAAAGAAAAGATGTAAGCCTTCCGGCAATGGTAACAACAGACGGTTTTATCATAAGCCACGGAATGGAAAGGCTTGTAACGTATCCTGATGCTGATGTTAAAAACTTTATCGGTAAGTACGACCCTCCGTATAACGTCTTGAACCTTGAAAAACCTATAACAGTGGGTTCCATCGTTCTGACAGATTATTACCTTGAACACAAAAAAGCCCAGCATGAAGCCATGAAGAACGCGAAACAGGCTATTCTGGATATTGGTAAAGAGTTTGGCAAGGTGTTCGGAAAAGAATACGGTTTCTTTGAAGAATACAAGACAGATGACGCTGACTATATCCTTGTGTGCCTTGGTTCCACGGCAGGCACCACAAAAGCGGCAATTGAAGAATTAAGGCAGGAAGGCATAAAGTGCGGGCTTATCAAAATAAGAATGTTCAGGCCTTTCCCGGCTGAAGAACTTGCGGCAGCGCTTAAAAAATGCAAAGGCGTTGTTGTACTTGACCGCTCTGAAGCCATGAACACACAGGCAGGCCCGGTTGCAACAGAAATTAAAGCGGCCCTTTACGATGCGGGAATGGTAAAACCCATGCACAATTATATTTACGGGCTTGGCGGCAGGGAAATATACATAGAAGACATTAAGACGGTATTTAGAAACATATCCAAAGATTCCAAGGGCAGCAATGAAGTCAAGTACCTTGGCTTAAAGGAGGCATAACAATGGCGAATCCGAAACAGTCAGCATTAACAGAAGAAAGGTTTATAGGCGGACACAGGGCATGCGCGGGATGCGGTTTCCCGATATTTTTAAAACAGGTTCTTGGCTCCACAAGTGATCCTGTAGTGGTTGTATCAGCTACGGGCTGCCTTGAAGTTACATCCACAATTTTCCCTTTTTCAGCATGGAAGACGCCTTTTTTACACAACGCGTTTGAAAATTCCGCGGCAACCTGCAGCGGTATTGAAGGCGCATGGCAGTCGCTTAAGAAACAGGGCAAATACGACAAGAACGTAAAGTTCCTTGCGTTAGGCGGAGACGGCGGCACATACGATATCGGGCTGCAGTCGCTGTCAGGGGCAATGGAAAGGCGCCACGACATGATGTATGTATGCTATAACAACGAAGCATATATGAACACAGGCGTGCAGCGTTCCGGCGCAACTCAGTTTGGACAGCACACCACCACTTCACCTGCGGGAAAAGTAGTTTCAGGAAAAACACAGGGAAGCAAAAATTTAACTGAAATAATGGTGGCTCACGATATTCCTTATGTAGCCCAGACAACAATAGGCTACTGGCAGGATGCAACAAAAAAGTTTGAAAAAGCATGGGCAGTAACAGGGCCTAAATTTGTAAATGTGTATTCACCGTGCGTTCCGGGATGGGGATACCACATGTCCCAGACTGTAAAGATGTCAAAGATGGCTGTTGAAACAAACCTTTGGCCGCTTTACGAAGTGGAAAACGGAGTTTACACAATTACGTACAAAAATCCTGTTGAAAAAAGGAAACCGGTTGAAGAATTCCTTAAGCTTCAGGTAAGGTTCAAACATCTCATGAAGGGCGATGACAAGAGTAAGGTGATTATTGCCCAGATACAAAAGACAATTGACGAGCGTTACGCTCACCTTGAATTGATGGAAAAAGCCACAAACCCGGCGGCAAAGTAATTTAATTTACGCGGAGTTTGACGGATAAAAAAACCGGCGGAGGCGAAAGCCCCCGCCGGTTTTATTTTTATGCGGAGGGACGGTTTGGATTTGGCAGGCGCACCGGCATACAGAAAGGCGATAGTAAAAAGGTGACAGGGGCAACTGACAGGTTACAGCTGACAAATAACAAAAGATACCTGGTTTTAGGTTTGGTAGGCGCACCTTTTAAGGTGCGGCAGTTGGTTTAGGTGTGGATGTTTACCAAAACAAAATGAAAAAACAACTGCCCCGGATAATATTGCATGATGCCTGATACAGCTGAAATATTAAAACCCGCTGTTATCAATACTAAACTATCCGATTTTCCGGCCATCCGACCGTCAGTTTTTCCCTTCGTTCCTTCCCGGGCTTGGGTATATTTTTTCAGGGTGTGCCGAAAATTGGTATTCTTGCATCCAAACAAACTTGAAATCAACATGGTGTTAATTAATTGGCAATCGGGAATTTGCGGCACATACGTATATGCCGGCGCGGCATTTAACAGCTCCTGCCGCAGACACAGTATATTAGCGCGGCACACCCTGAAAAAAAACACCCAACCCCTGTAGGTGTTAATCTAATTTCCGAATCTCGCTGACCTTCTGTCCTTGGATTTTATTCTTTGCCCCGGCCGCCCAGCCGCGTCTTTTTCTTCCGTCCCTCGTGTTTTCTAGGTTGCCCAGCCGCTCAGCCGCTTAGCTGCGTCTTTACAGCCGTCCCTCTATTTTTTATCTTCCATCTTCCCATTTTTTCGTGATATAATTTATCCATTGTTTACAAATCCAGGAGGAAATTAT encodes:
- the porA gene encoding pyruvate ferredoxin oxidoreductase: MEKTIVARTGNEAMAEAMRQINPDVCAAYPITPATEIMQIFSAFVNDGLVNTNLITVESEHSAMSACVGSAAAGARTMTATSSQGLIYMHEILFIAASLRLPIVMADVNRAISGPINIHCDHSDTMAERDSGWIQIFSENTQEAYDNMIQAIRIAERKDVSLPAMVTTDGFIISHGMERLVTYPDADVKNFIGKYDPPYNVLNLEKPITVGSIVLTDYYLEHKKAQHEAMKNAKQAILDIGKEFGKVFGKEYGFFEEYKTDDADYILVCLGSTAGTTKAAIEELRQEGIKCGLIKIRMFRPFPAEELAAALKKCKGVVVLDRSEAMNTQAGPVATEIKAALYDAGMVKPMHNYIYGLGGREIYIEDIKTVFRNISKDSKGSNEVKYLGLKEA
- a CDS encoding pyruvate ferredoxin oxidoreductase (catalyzes the formation of acetyl-CoA from pyruvate and coenzyme A); the encoded protein is MANPKQSALTEERFIGGHRACAGCGFPIFLKQVLGSTSDPVVVVSATGCLEVTSTIFPFSAWKTPFLHNAFENSAATCSGIEGAWQSLKKQGKYDKNVKFLALGGDGGTYDIGLQSLSGAMERRHDMMYVCYNNEAYMNTGVQRSGATQFGQHTTTSPAGKVVSGKTQGSKNLTEIMVAHDIPYVAQTTIGYWQDATKKFEKAWAVTGPKFVNVYSPCVPGWGYHMSQTVKMSKMAVETNLWPLYEVENGVYTITYKNPVEKRKPVEEFLKLQVRFKHLMKGDDKSKVIIAQIQKTIDERYAHLELMEKATNPAAK